ATCTCATTTCTAACTTTGACATATCATTGCTAACCAAAAGAAGCAACAAATATAAACACAATTTCTATTAGTTGCGGCGCTAATAAAgctgtttgctattttttttcatttagcaatgGTTAATCTCTGCTGCACAGAAGCAGCCCATTTAAACCATTCAGATTGACGTTTTCAATAAGAAACTATTTTCCATACGAATTCcttcaataaatagaaaatgtgatacaGTATATTCTTTACATCATGCAGACTGTTAGATAAACTTTGGTCAATGGATAGCGAGGCTTCAGAAAACCATACTaaagtaatttcatttaaaaaggttATGATGTGTTGGTTGAAAAAGAGTATCAACATCAGTATCACTGAAATTAACGTAACTATaacaacatttaaatttttcaaaaattcaattcCCTTTTCATCCTTATCAGGCCAGGAACATGGCATCCTTTTTggagaaattttcattttgggaatgagaattttattaatttgtccaatttctgttctgttccattcttcTTTCAATACTTTGCTTACTCGAGGATAAATTTCAACAGGTAGAACCTCAGGAAGGGGTCTTTGTTTCAAGATCTGTACACGCTGGCGTACATCATCAACTTTTTCAAGAAAATTAAGTGGAGACTCTTCTTGTAAAGATGTTGTCAGTGTCATTAATTCAAGCTGCTGctctcttatttctttcattctttcaattTGTGGAGTATATTCTTGATTAATCAGATTGCTAACATCATAGAGAGctgttaggaattttttttttttctgttctaatgTATCATTAAGCTCCTTAAAATACTGGAGAACAAATTCCTTTTCACCTTGGACCATTTTCTCAGAATGAGATTTTTGTTCTTCCAGCTTTTCAATAAGATGA
This is a stretch of genomic DNA from Saimiri boliviensis isolate mSaiBol1 chromosome 9, mSaiBol1.pri, whole genome shotgun sequence. It encodes these proteins:
- the TRIM59 gene encoding tripartite motif-containing protein 59, with protein sequence MHNFEEELTCPICYSIFEDPRVLPCSHTFCRNCLENVLQASGNFYIWRPLRIPLKCPNCRSIIEIAPTGIESLPVNFALRAIIEKYQQEDHPDIVTCPEHYRQPLNVYCLLDKKLVCGHCLTIGEHHGHPIDDLQSAYLKEKNTPQKLLEQLTDTHWTDLTHLIEKLEEQKSHSEKMVQGEKEFVLQYFKELNDTLEQKKKKFLTALYDVSNLINQEYTPQIERMKEIREQQLELMTLTTSLQEESPLNFLEKVDDVRQRVQILKQRPLPEVLPVEIYPRVSKVLKEEWNRTEIGQINKILIPKMKISPKRMPCSWPDKDEKGIEFLKNLNVVIVTLISVILMLILFFNQHIITFLNEITLVWFSEASLSIDQSLSNSLHDVKNILYHIFYLLKEFVWKIVSY